A single window of Vibrio sp. SCSIO 43137 DNA harbors:
- a CDS encoding TRAP transporter substrate-binding protein — MSLLKKPIKNLVAGVMLAATACSAMISTSASAADKVYRLKLAETWGPNFPVFGDATKNMAAMAEKMSNGRLQIRIDSANKHKAPLGVFDMVKSGQYDMGHSGSYYWKGKVPNTLYFTSMPFGMTPAEQYAWFYHGGGMELMEKVYSPHNLLSFPGGNTDVQMGGWFQKEINSVDDLKGLKMRIPGFAGEVLAELGAKPTNIAPGELYTSLERRTIDALEWVGPSLDLRMGFHKIAPYYYTGWHEPGSELQFLVNKRTWNRLPEDLREILRIAMRTAAYDMYTQATHESGKNWSSIKTEYPNVQVKDFPPAVMKAMRAANDKLLKEHAAKDPLTKEIQKSQADYLKQVRSWTDISHRAYLNSQAQAQ, encoded by the coding sequence ATGAGCCTACTTAAAAAACCGATAAAGAATCTTGTGGCGGGCGTTATGCTGGCTGCAACTGCTTGCTCCGCAATGATCTCCACCTCTGCTTCTGCAGCCGATAAAGTGTACCGTCTTAAACTGGCAGAAACATGGGGACCAAATTTCCCTGTATTTGGTGATGCCACTAAGAATATGGCAGCAATGGCTGAAAAGATGTCAAACGGTCGTCTGCAGATCCGTATCGACTCTGCGAACAAACATAAAGCACCGCTGGGTGTGTTTGATATGGTTAAATCCGGCCAGTACGATATGGGCCACTCAGGTTCGTACTACTGGAAAGGCAAAGTGCCAAACACCCTTTACTTTACCTCTATGCCTTTTGGTATGACGCCTGCTGAGCAGTATGCATGGTTCTACCATGGCGGTGGTATGGAGCTGATGGAAAAAGTTTACTCTCCGCACAACCTTCTTTCCTTCCCGGGTGGTAACACCGATGTGCAGATGGGTGGCTGGTTCCAGAAAGAGATCAACTCTGTTGATGATCTGAAAGGTCTGAAAATGCGCATTCCGGGTTTTGCCGGCGAAGTACTGGCAGAGCTGGGTGCGAAACCAACTAACATTGCACCGGGTGAGCTGTACACTTCACTAGAGCGCAGAACAATCGATGCGCTGGAGTGGGTAGGTCCTTCTCTTGACCTGCGTATGGGCTTCCACAAAATCGCCCCTTACTACTACACTGGCTGGCATGAGCCGGGTTCAGAGCTTCAGTTCCTTGTGAACAAGAGAACATGGAACCGTCTGCCGGAAGATCTGCGTGAAATTCTGCGTATAGCGATGCGTACTGCTGCTTACGACATGTACACACAAGCAACTCATGAGAGTGGTAAGAACTGGTCATCAATCAAAACTGAATACCCTAATGTTCAGGTTAAAGATTTCCCACCGGCTGTAATGAAAGCAATGCGCGCAGCTAACGATAAGCTGCTGAAAGAGCATGCTGCTAAAGATCCGCTGACTAAAGAGATTCAGAAATCTCAGGCGGACTACCTGAAGCAGGTTCGTTCATGGACGGATATCTCGCACCGCGCTTACCTGAATAGTCAGGCACAAGCTCAATAA
- a CDS encoding cache domain-containing protein yields the protein MPLKAKLILLTLIPLIMVTASISWIAIYQAKSLGDKEVEIFRQNLIKSRESALKDSVDLAISAIRPIYDNPSLDKEQAKQAVKQVINELRFGSDGYFFVYDKSGTNVVHPILTNLVGKNLIDLQDENGNYLIEALLNKAQSGGGYHSYMWQKPSTNETVQKLGYVEWLDKWQWMIGTGLYIEDVHQEVAFMQASVNKNIETTFFSVIVILAFTVAVIIVLTLAINLHEHRLADRNLKELAHKTVMFQEDEKKHLARELHDGINQLLVSSKCHLELSSRKLDRLSGGEELIPYMEKSQNSLITAINEVRRISHSLRPSALDDIGLEAALNTLLKDFQSHSEQVDVEIMFDTQDGQLQSEVATTLYRVTQESLTNIEKHARATQVSVILRQMGYMLQLIIRDNGVGFDDGDLSRNKGIGLRNMRERVEFIGGDFELVSEQGVGTEITVLLNIDGLMVWKKR from the coding sequence ATGCCTCTGAAAGCAAAGCTTATTTTACTTACCTTGATCCCGCTGATTATGGTCACTGCCAGTATCAGCTGGATAGCTATTTATCAGGCGAAATCACTGGGTGATAAGGAAGTGGAGATCTTCCGTCAGAATCTGATCAAATCACGCGAGTCTGCCCTGAAAGACAGTGTTGATTTAGCTATCAGCGCCATACGTCCTATCTACGACAATCCCTCTCTGGACAAAGAACAGGCCAAGCAAGCGGTTAAACAGGTGATTAATGAGCTGAGGTTCGGCTCAGATGGTTACTTCTTTGTTTATGATAAATCCGGAACCAATGTGGTTCACCCCATACTGACGAATCTGGTGGGAAAAAACCTGATCGATCTGCAGGATGAAAATGGCAACTATCTGATTGAAGCGCTGCTCAATAAGGCGCAATCGGGCGGTGGTTATCACTCATATATGTGGCAGAAACCATCCACTAATGAGACAGTGCAGAAGCTGGGCTATGTGGAGTGGCTGGATAAATGGCAATGGATGATAGGTACCGGCCTCTATATCGAGGATGTTCATCAGGAAGTCGCCTTTATGCAGGCTTCCGTTAATAAGAATATTGAAACCACCTTTTTTTCTGTGATTGTGATTCTGGCTTTTACCGTGGCGGTCATTATTGTGCTGACTCTGGCCATCAACCTTCACGAACACAGGCTGGCAGACAGAAACCTGAAAGAGCTGGCCCATAAAACCGTGATGTTTCAGGAGGATGAAAAGAAACATCTGGCCCGGGAGTTACATGACGGAATTAATCAGTTGCTGGTATCCAGTAAATGTCACCTAGAACTCTCATCACGTAAGTTAGATCGCCTGTCGGGGGGAGAAGAGTTAATCCCTTATATGGAGAAGTCACAAAACTCCCTGATAACGGCCATTAATGAAGTCCGGCGTATATCCCATAGCCTGCGTCCCAGTGCACTGGATGATATAGGGCTGGAAGCCGCCTTAAATACCTTACTTAAAGATTTTCAGTCTCACTCCGAACAGGTAGATGTTGAGATTATGTTTGATACTCAGGATGGCCAGTTACAGTCCGAGGTCGCCACGACACTTTACCGGGTTACTCAGGAGTCACTGACCAATATTGAAAAACATGCCCGGGCGACTCAGGTGAGCGTGATCCTCCGCCAGATGGGCTATATGTTGCAGCTTATTATCCGTGATAACGGTGTCGGGTTTGATGACGGTGATCTCTCCCGCAATAAGGGAATCGGGCTACGTAATATGAGAGAAAGAGTTGAATTTATCGGCGGCGACTTTGAGCTGGTCAGCGAGCAGGGCGTCGGAACCGAAATTACAGTGCTATTAAATATTGATGGATTGATGGTATGGAAAAAACGATAA
- a CDS encoding response regulator encodes MEKTIKVVIVDDHQVVLDGFMARLESEAEIEVVATACNGLAAIDVVRNYQPDVVLMDISMPILNGIEATKLIREEFPSVKVLMLTMHDNREYIMNVMQAGAVGYMLKEISAEKMVQAIKTVNLGSTYFCESTTQTLFTEQIVPAAKKLNPLSRREEAVLKLVAQGSSSKKIASLLSISYRTVETHRQNIKHKLDIHSTAELAKYAMEKGIID; translated from the coding sequence ATGGAAAAAACGATAAAAGTCGTCATTGTGGATGATCATCAGGTTGTGCTGGATGGTTTTATGGCGAGGCTAGAGTCTGAAGCAGAGATTGAAGTGGTTGCCACCGCCTGTAACGGCCTTGCAGCTATAGATGTAGTAAGGAATTATCAGCCTGATGTGGTGCTGATGGATATCAGTATGCCGATCCTTAATGGCATAGAGGCAACCAAGTTGATAAGGGAAGAATTCCCATCAGTTAAGGTGCTTATGCTCACTATGCACGACAACCGCGAGTACATTATGAATGTAATGCAGGCGGGGGCTGTGGGCTATATGCTGAAAGAGATTTCCGCTGAGAAAATGGTACAGGCGATTAAGACCGTCAACCTCGGCTCCACCTACTTCTGTGAAAGCACTACTCAGACACTGTTTACCGAACAAATTGTTCCTGCGGCTAAGAAACTTAACCCCCTTAGCCGCCGTGAAGAGGCGGTACTGAAGTTAGTCGCTCAGGGCAGTAGTAGTAAGAAAATAGCCAGTTTACTCAGTATTAGTTACAGAACCGTAGAAACCCACCGTCAGAATATAAAACATAAGCTGGATATACACTCTACGGCTGAGTTAGCAAAATATGCCATGGAGAAGGGGATCATAGACTAG
- a CDS encoding TRAP transporter small permease subunit, with product MRTLIKMEQLINRIGDFLGWLSSILFILLLANVVYDVVMRYVFNDVSIAFQEMEWHLFSAVFLLGVPFAIRSSGHVRVDIFYERLSLRAKSIIDLLGTLIFLLPFCLLVAWFGIDFAKESYQLGETSGDPGGLPYRWIIKAMIPTSFIFMAISGMGLLLHSVNSILYPQIVHGSNNAHGGEL from the coding sequence ATGAGAACCCTCATTAAGATGGAACAGTTAATTAACCGCATCGGTGATTTTCTCGGCTGGCTATCCAGTATCTTATTCATTTTGCTGCTGGCAAATGTTGTCTACGACGTTGTTATGAGATACGTATTTAATGACGTATCTATCGCTTTTCAGGAGATGGAGTGGCATCTGTTTTCTGCTGTATTTTTGCTGGGCGTTCCTTTTGCGATACGCAGTTCAGGCCATGTGCGTGTGGACATATTCTACGAGCGACTCTCCCTGAGAGCTAAATCCATTATTGATCTGCTGGGCACATTGATTTTCCTGCTGCCGTTTTGCCTGTTGGTGGCATGGTTCGGTATTGATTTTGCCAAAGAGAGTTATCAGTTGGGTGAGACTTCCGGAGATCCGGGTGGTCTGCCTTATCGCTGGATCATCAAAGCCATGATTCCTACCTCCTTTATCTTTATGGCAATTAGCGGAATGGGACTTCTTCTGCACTCAGTAAACTCTATTCTCTATCCGCAGATAGTTCATGGCAGTAACAACGCACACGGAGGTGAACTATGA
- a CDS encoding TRAP transporter large permease: MIGIVMFFVALLALLLGFPVAFTFGGIALIFGVWAEGIEMFAFMPYRIQSIMENTVLMAVPLFVFMGLVLQKTKLAEQLLESMGRLFGGVRGGIAISTVLVGALLAASTGVVGASVVAMGLISLPVMLKYNYNKGLACGTICASGTLGQIIPPSIVLILLGDVLGVPVGDLFQAALWPGFVLVGAYILYILIYAKLNPEAAQPIERDESVSRRDEVISALKAVIPPLALIIVVLGSIFAGVATPTESAALGGAGAIVLSLLYRQFSWRMVYEAAKETVKVTAMVFAILLGATAFSMAFTYTGGDLLVEEWMLELPGEKWGFLIIVMLVILLLGFFIDFVEICFIIVPIIAPVAELMGIDMVWFAILIAMNLQTSFLTPPFGFSLFYLKGVAPKGVTTMDIYRGVIPFIVIQVMVLASLLVFPGFYGM, from the coding sequence ATGATCGGCATAGTGATGTTTTTTGTCGCACTGTTAGCCCTGCTGCTTGGCTTCCCAGTGGCGTTCACCTTCGGCGGTATCGCGTTGATATTCGGAGTCTGGGCAGAAGGGATAGAGATGTTCGCCTTTATGCCATACAGGATACAGTCCATTATGGAAAACACGGTACTGATGGCGGTACCTCTGTTTGTGTTTATGGGGCTGGTATTACAGAAAACCAAACTGGCAGAACAGCTGCTGGAATCCATGGGGCGCCTGTTTGGCGGAGTTCGCGGTGGTATCGCTATTTCCACCGTTCTGGTTGGTGCGCTACTGGCGGCTTCCACCGGTGTTGTCGGTGCTTCTGTTGTTGCAATGGGTCTGATATCCCTGCCGGTAATGCTTAAGTACAATTACAACAAGGGGCTGGCCTGCGGAACCATCTGTGCTTCCGGTACTTTGGGGCAGATTATTCCGCCATCTATTGTTCTGATACTGCTGGGTGATGTGTTGGGGGTTCCGGTTGGTGACCTGTTTCAGGCGGCACTTTGGCCCGGTTTTGTACTGGTCGGCGCGTATATTCTCTACATTCTTATCTATGCAAAACTTAACCCTGAAGCGGCACAACCAATTGAGCGTGATGAATCTGTTTCCCGCAGAGATGAAGTTATCAGCGCATTAAAAGCGGTTATTCCGCCTCTGGCATTGATTATTGTTGTACTGGGTTCCATTTTTGCCGGTGTGGCTACACCGACTGAATCAGCAGCCCTTGGCGGCGCGGGTGCTATCGTGCTGTCACTGCTTTATCGTCAGTTTAGCTGGCGTATGGTGTATGAGGCGGCAAAAGAGACAGTCAAAGTTACCGCTATGGTATTTGCTATTCTGCTTGGTGCTACGGCGTTCTCGATGGCGTTTACCTATACCGGCGGCGATCTTCTGGTAGAAGAGTGGATGCTTGAGCTACCGGGTGAGAAGTGGGGCTTCCTGATCATCGTTATGTTGGTGATTCTGCTGCTGGGCTTCTTTATCGACTTTGTTGAGATCTGTTTTATCATCGTGCCGATTATTGCACCGGTAGCTGAGCTGATGGGGATCGATATGGTCTGGTTTGCCATTCTGATTGCCATGAACCTGCAAACCTCATTCCTGACACCACCATTTGGCTTCAGTTTGTTCTACCTGAAAGGTGTAGCGCCTAAGGGGGTTACTACCATGGATATTTACCGCGGTGTGATCCCGTTTATCGTCATTCAGGTGATGGTACTGGCATCACTGCTGGTTTTCCCCGGCTTCTATGGAATGTGA